From one Plasmodium knowlesi strain H genome assembly, chromosome: 11 genomic stretch:
- a CDS encoding centrosomal protein CEP76, putative codes for MFLINTIKGIFHYDEDGNNDAAGGKENKNKNKRVHISELKDEVWLYKNEDKERLSEDYASEYEDGSIYNEEGGEKPKEHFLEVPLFDEDECGRIIQKNLRHLPSRKIKAIKKNEESEVSEESLSTTDEEEDMEEPFLDLYEELKREQSVKEFYNPMLRPRLWRFEFFIKYIHNLENQLHRNFYLVSFGNTKKLKLYGDMQKEVLYTPGYSIEPGEIKYLKVPLPIWAEKELSISYEDLQNFEVVIEMWCIKGFTFNELCASSKKTLKEVIENDPDTNVILKRKIEKKNITFETQSLGVYMQLSEIFEFHMALDSWWFIANSEMPNYLKTLPKFLRFKFPLSEDDWVIHSSHKSQNNFWLYPGYFCFIGTYHQLANAFFILTVLSHNTSYRYKPPILLGSCIISLKSVTEHPFFKGTVKKLTLDKTKFRQGEIVGNIKCFVNSYGIEEGDIPVQRPVQPLSDATLVNQLLLNEHYLVIRVIKCENLAISSIDLNNVNINVWVKWDGIVNKTDTVSKSTSPFFYQNLYFPIRLVDKKELTHESLIKNVLPVDLISKGEICFEVHNNNEIHSTILGIFELPFADIFNYGTPDYRSLAQEASQSISPYNDYKDNYDATNEGMDLSSDNYDDYYVRKYKTIVYKNTLELMYSTLHLKALNMESVQTKKESTISVEAFVIPPLPSGLLFIEKEKIQNASMIYKSMSKRWERDFSKFKDTYMQWFPRADKNRSFPCVSRNEFDSNYYPLCSFVTSINLPAQVSTPGPLFHWLNNIEYIENEDESSIFTPPYFFLSYKKGTIQDHVLLLCCCLKGLEYDAYVCKGTINNGKKNHYWVMTRHEDGWVCFWEVTNKCIIHLKRRWNNNKSSMDPEVNIQKEIMNKVVDDSNREKYYTGEYLMNFVRYGLEELKKREKEIKEEYDMKEENKLYTMDLYGENHMKDEKVNVNEILFNDDELFNNMFEVKFERNETYSSTKALKYLLENFSKNIPIAPKMFLLDYDKTLAYVPYSSIEVVFNDEQLYGNMQNHHPACILYDLENNYHWRPLLNHSPVPIKSEITISTPLSDRLSEKYTKDLEEEIQEMILFMRTKEGLETSFEHSKEIRHFLEMYIDLCEYKLNLDNNYNTKPENYESTGGNDPQGVQKNSGAEAAYASPTTRVGCVEKGGENEGDNNQLRRTWSQYKNDYYPNIEAQYVNKDNLNFYQTYHPSKEIGMINEEQKKHLVNIPEDYIYGMNDEVYNNGKEQYIKNYVFCRDNADILRNYDDSVKRKNIKRFSNAPVHYQERTHLEEECSDKGNGSNGLNGLNVSNVLNVSNGLNVSNGLNGLNGLNVSNGLNGLNGLNGLNGLNGSNGLDGSNGKDPPMEGEIKGAPTPSGEVPSSEANEEEELYKEIKENYHYDEDETEEEDKAKESERRHCSIDREGVLNKYIKKYNKKYDNLLKLQKSLKQKEKKIKEEMVNVKLGGEFFQRSRLGRESFLSYVDTKAFLKSTLGGEKHTKGVNKSVHDRGCVKCDHLFNGYLIIPSKGDHSGYDTHDNWNGAVTQWSRRGGDGVGRTYRLNKPYKGRRNIVLRRSHTSRKKIRELVAQYEEGYHMKKMERNMLKLKMALLKRRISGKGERRRGDSRFDRHPFVIGKNKVEERKRNFTSSPDREEIGTLHRRRLFICQSHHQMYADQKFLDMDSNPMVQNCYTYNNGNDVLHGKNFQGTLYENMKEKNANERLGGNVNTQTGVGNLQGQTESKEKASTAIPPKTWSRLDSTSKYVSHQISQWNWYYSLEEQYFNWQYYKFPVPPNHTFVGFPIHFSTIDFYEVKSFLLHSKRFENIMKLSIDNISFLIYCKVFPLIGGIMSNWMFLGCLVPWMTAQERETKMKKPPKKDVNQR; via the exons ATGTTTTTGATAAATACAATTAAGGGAATCTTTCATTACGATGAGGACGGAAACAATGACGCAgcagggggaaaggaaaataaaaataaaaataaaagggttCATATTAGTGAGCTGAAGGACGAAGTGTGGTTATACAAAAATGAGGATAAGGAGCGCCTAAGTGAAGACTACGCTAGTGAATACGAAGATGGGAGCATTTATAATGAGGAAGGTGGAGAAAAGCCAAAGGAACATTTTTTAGAGGTGCCGCTATTCGATGAAGACGAATGTGGACGGATCATCCAAAAGAATTTG AGGCACCTCCCGAgcaggaaaataaaagcaataaaaaaaaacgaagagtCTGAAGTTAGCGAAGAAAGTCTAAGTACCACcgatgaggaagaagacatGGAAGAGCCTTTCCTTGACCTGTACGAGGAATTAAAG AGAGAACAAAGCGTAAAGGAGTTCTACAACCCGATGCTGCGGCCCAGATTGTGGCgctttgaattttttataaaatatattcataacTTGGAAAATCAGTTACATAGAAACTTTTACTTAGTATCCTTCGGAAATACCAA gaaACTGAAACTGTACGGAGACATGCAGAAGGAGGTGCTGTACACGCCTGGGTATTCAATAGAACCGGGGGAGATCAAGTACTTGAAGGTTCCAC TGCCCATCTGGGCGGAAAAGGAGTTGAGCATATCCTACGAGGACTTGCAGAACTTCGAAGTGGTCATTGAAATGTGGTGCATAAAGGGGTTTACATTCAATGAGCTGTGCGCCTCGTCCAAGAAAACCTTGAAAGAGGTCATTGAAAACGACCCCGACACGAACGTTATCCTGAAGCGGAAAATcgagaaaaagaacatcaCTTTTGAGACGCAGAGTTTGGGG GTGTACATGCAGCTATCAGAAATCTTCGAGTTCCACATGGCCCTTGACAGCTGGTGGTTCATAGCAAATTCAGAAATGCCGAATTACTTAAAAACCTTGCCGAAATTTTTGCGTTTCAAATTTCCCCTAAGTGAAGACGACTGGGTCATTCACAGCTCGCACAAATCGCAGAACAACTTTTGGCTTTACCCGGGGTATTTCTGCTTCATTGGTACTTACCATCAATTGGCCAATGCCTTTTTCATCCTCACG GTATTGTCCCACAACACTAGCTATAGATACAAGCCACCCATCCTGCTTGGGTCCTGCATCATATCCTTAAAGTCTGTGACGGAGCATCCGTTTTTCAA AGGAACTGTGAAAAAGCTGACACTGGACAAGACGAAATTCAGGCAGGGCGAAATTGTAGGGAATATCAAATGCTTTGTCAACAGCTACGGTATAGAGGAAGGAGACATTCCTGTGCAGAGGCCCGTCCAGCCTCTCAGTGATGCAACGTTGGTGAATCAGCTCCTTTTGAACGAACACTACTTGGTGATCAG AGTaataaaatgtgaaaatcTAGCCATCAGCAGCATCGACCTGAATAACGTGAATATAAACGTATGGGTGAAGTGGGACGGAATAGTCAACAAAACGGACACCGTGTCGAAGAgcacttccccttttttttatcaaaatttgTATTTCCCCATTCGGCTAGTAGATAAAAAGGAGCTAACGCATGAGagtttgataaaaaatgtgttgcCAGTGGACTTGAtttcaaaaggggaaatatgtTTTGAGGTTCATAACAACAATGAAATACATTCCACCATTTTGGGGATCTTCGAGCTCCCCTTCGCGGATATTTTTAACTACGGTACGCCAGATTACCGTTCCTTGGCTCAG GAAGCCTCCCAAAGCATCTCCCCCTACAACGATTACAAGGACAACTACGACGCAACAAATGAGGGGATGGACCTTTCGAGCGACAACTATGATGACTACTACGTGAGGAAGTATAAAACCATCGTGTATAAGAACACTTTAG AGTTGATGTACTCTACGCTTCACTTGAAAGCGTTGAACATGGAAAGCGTACAGACGAAGAAGGAGTCGACCATTTCGGTGGAGGCCTTTGTTATCCCTCCATTGCCCAGTGGCTTGCTCTTtatagagaaggaaaaaattcagaacGCTTCGATGATATATAAGTCCATGTCAAAGAG GTGGGAGAGGGACTTCTCCAAATTCAAGGATACCTACATGCAGTGGTTTCCCCGGGCGGATAAAAATAGGAG TTTTCCCTGTGTGAGCAGAAACGAGTTTGACAGTAATTACTATCCCCTGTGTAGCTTTGTCACTTCGATTAATTTGCCTGCCCAAGTGTCCACTCCTG GTCCTCTTTTCCATTGGCTGAACAACATAGAGTACATTGAGAACGAAGACGAGTCGTCTATTTTTACCCCCCCGTATTTCTTTCTGTCCTATAAGAAGGGTACCATACAAGATCACGTCCTGCTGCTGTGTTGTTGTTTGAAGGGTTTGGAGTACGACGCCTATGTGTGTAAAG GCACAATAAACAACGGGAAGAAGAACCATTACTGGGTCATGACGAGGCACGAAGACGGATGGGTATGTTTCTGGGAAGTTACGAACAAGTGCATTATCCATTTGAAGAGAAGATGGAACAATAACAAATCTTCAATGGATCCAGAAGTGAACATTCAGAaggaaattatgaacaaggTGGTGGATGACAGCAACAGAGAAAAGTATTACACAGGGGAATATTTAATGAACTTTGTTAGATACGGGTtggaggaattaaaaaagagggagaaagaaatcaAGGAGGAATACgacatgaaggaagaaaataaactgTACACTATGGACCTGTATGGAGAGAATCAcatgaaggatgaaaaagtAAACGTAAATGAAATTCTTTTCAACGATGACGAACTTTTCAATAATATGTTCGAAGTAAAGTTTGAAAGGAATGAGACGTACAGTTCTACTAAGGCGTTAAAATATTtgttggaaaatttttcaaaaaatattcccaTTGCTCCAAAGATGTTTCTTCTGGATTATGATAAAACCTTAGCTTATGTGCCTTACTCATCCATCGAGGTCGTTTTCAATGATGAGCAGTTGTATGGTAACATGCAGAACCACCATCCCGCATGCATTCTGTACGATCTGGAGAACAATTACCACTGGCGCCCCCTTTTGAACCACTCCCCCGTGCCGATCAAGAGTGAAATTACGATATCGACTCCGTTGAGTGACAGGCTTTC cGAGAAGTACACCAAGGATCTGGAGGAGGAAATTCAGGAAATGATACTCTTCATGAGGACCAAGGAAGGATTGGAAACCTCCTTTGAGCATTCCAAGGAGATTAGACATTTCTTAGAAATGTATATTGACCTATGTGAATATAAGCTTAACTTAGATAATAATTACAACACGAAGCCAGAGAATTATGAGAGTACAGGGGGGAATGATCCTCAGGGTGTCCAGAAAAACTCAGGTGCAGAAGCGGCATATGCATCCCCCACAACACGTGTAGGATGCGTTGAgaagggaggagaaaatgaaggagacaATAACCAATTGAGAAGAACATGGTCTCAATACAAAAACGATTATTATCCTAACATTGAAGCACAGTACGTTAACAAggataatttaaatttttatcagACTTACCACCCAAGTAAAGAAATTGGCATGATAAATGAAGAGCAGAAAAAGCACCTTGTCAATATTCCAGAGGATTATATATACGGGATGAATGATGAGGTGTACAATAATGGGAAGGAGCAGTATATAAAGAACTACGTTTTTTGTAGGGACAACGCGGATATCCTAAGGAACTACGATGACAgtgtgaagaggaaaaatataaaacggTTTAGCAATGCACCTGTGCATTACCAGGAGAGGACCCACCTGGAGGAAGAGTGCAGTGATAAGGGGAATGGATCAAATGGTTTAAATGGTTTAAATGTATCAAATGTTTTAAATGTGTCAAATGGTTTAAATGTGTCAAATGGTTTAAATGGTTTAAATGGTTTAAATGTGTCAAATGGTTTAAATGGTTTAAATGGTTTAAATGGTTTAAATGGTTTAAATGGATCAAATGGTTTAGATGGATCAAATGGGAAGGATCCCCCAATGGAGGGAGAGATAAAAGGTGCCCCTACCCCCAGTGGAGAAGTCCCATCAAGTGAagcaaatgaggaagaggagtTGTACAAAGAAATCAAGGAGAATTATCACTACGATGAGGATGAaacggaagaggaagacaaaGCGAAGGAATCGGAACGGCGACACTGCTCCATTGATCGAGAAGGTGTGCTAAACAAGTATATCAAGAAGTACAATAAAAAGTATGATAATCTGCTTAAGCTTCAGAAGAGTTtgaagcagaaggagaaaaagataaaggaagaaatggtaAACGTTAAGTTGGGGGGGGAATTCTTCCAACGTAGTCGGTTAGGTAGAGAATCCTTCTTAAGCTATGTAGACACGAAAGCATTTTTGAAGAGCACCttgggaggagaaaaacataCAAAGGGGGTTAATAAGTCAGTGCATGATAGAGGGTGCGTTAAATGTGATCATTTGTTTAATGGCTACCTGATTATCCCCTCGAAGGGAGACCATTCGGGATACGACACTCATGATAACTGGAATGGTGCAGTGACACAGTGGAGCAGAAGAGGAGGTGACGGAGTGGGTCGAACGTATCGCCTGAACAAACCATACAAGGGTCGTAGAAACATCGTGCTGAGGAGGTCACATACCAGTCGGAAGAAGATACGCGAATTAGTTGCCCAGTATGAAGAAGGATATCACATGAAGAAGATGGAAAGAAACATGCTTAAGTTAAAAATGGCCTTATTAAAACGTAGGATTagtggaaaaggggaaagaagaagaggagatTCACGCTTTGACAGGCACCCATTCGTTATTGGGAAGAAcaaggtggaagaaagaaaaagaaatttcacTTCGTCGCCTGATAGAGAAGAAATAGGCACGTTACACAGGAGAAGACTGTTCATTTGCCAGAGCCACCATCAGATGTACGCGGACCAGAAATTCCTCGACATGGACAGCAATCCGATGGTGCAAAACTGTTACACATATAATAACGGAAATGATGTGTTACATGGGAAGAACTTCCAGGGAACCTTGTATGAaaatatgaaggaaaaaaatgcaaacgaAAGATTGGGAGGTAATGTAAACACTCAAACTGGTGTGGGGAATCTACAAGGACAAACTGAATCAAAGGAAAAGGCATCCACAGCGATCCCTCCAAAAACCTGGAGCAGATTAGACTCCACGTCTAAGTATGTTTCTCATCAGATTTCGCAGTGGAACTGGTATTACTCATTG GAGGAGCAGTACTTCAACTGGCAGTACTACAAATTCCCTGTGCCACCGAACCACACGTTCGTTGGGTTCCCGATTCATTTTTCGACCATCG ATTTCTACGAAGTCAAGTCATTCTTGCTGCACTCCAAGCGATTCGAGAACATAATGAAGCTCTCCATAGACAACATCTCCTTCCTCATATATTGTAAAGTGTTCCCCTTAATTGGGGGGATAATGTCCAACTGGATGTTCCTTGGCTGTTTGGTGCCTTGGATG ACTGCACAGGAGAGGGAaaccaaaatgaagaagccCCCGAAGAAGGACGTCAATCAGAGGTAG